The proteins below come from a single Necator americanus strain Aroian chromosome V, whole genome shotgun sequence genomic window:
- a CDS encoding hypothetical protein (NECATOR_CHRV.G18050.T2), translating to MTSLLIGANALVLLIVTTALITCKRIAKSAKSLREREAAGKSSRSLDSSTRMPEEDSIVESTQKEDLSPGDSLRLPMNMKKKAQMNVKKTRIESGSSTDVIVVPLGKAQNAVVTRNNMTKPERRKRDQSRTSRRDSQKKVKFREGNRKRMTGKTALVMKPASIDERSESREENASEKSWKI from the exons ATGACCTCTCTTCTAATAGGAGCGAACGCACTCGTTCTCCTCATCGTTACAACTGCTCTGATCACTTGCAAAAGAATCGCCAAGTCGGCGAAGTCTCTCAGAGAGCGGGAGGCAGCTGGAAAATCG TCCCGTTCACTTGACAGCTCAACAAGAATGCCAGAAGAAGATAGCATTGTGGAGTCTACTCAGAAGGAAGACTTATCACC TGGTGATTCCTTGCGATTGCCtatgaatatgaagaaaaaggcGCAAATGAATGTCAAGAAGACTAGGATTGAATCTGGATCCTCCACTGATGTGATTGTGGTTCCGCTTGGAAAGGCCCAAAA CGCAGTGGTAACTCGAAACAATATGACAAAGCCAGAGAGACGAAAACGTGACCAAAGTAGGACATCCAGAAGAGATTCTCAGAAGAAG GTGAAATTTCGAGAAGGAAACCGGAAACGTATGACCGGAAAAACGGCACTAGTAATGAAACCTGCTAGCATTGATGAACGAAGCGAAAGCAGAGAG